In Tiliqua scincoides isolate rTilSci1 chromosome 1, rTilSci1.hap2, whole genome shotgun sequence, the following are encoded in one genomic region:
- the ACBD3 gene encoding Golgi resident protein GCP60: MAAAGALSSERLEVSIDGLTLSPDSEDARPGHADAAARPPAALGGRAGAPPGQRGEGEEAGGDGGGGGDGGALSLERRWGFGLEELYGLALRFFKEKDGKAFHPTYEEKLRLVALHKQVLLGPYNPDTCPEVGFFDVLGNDRRKEWAALGNMTKQDAMTEFVKLLNRCCHLFSTYVTSHKIEKEEQEKKRREEEEHRRREEEERERLQKEEEKRQREEEDRLRREEEEKRRIEEERLRMEQQKQQIMAALNSQTAVQFQQYAAQQYPGNYEQQQILIRQLQEQHYQQYMQQLYQVQLAQQQAALQKQQEAAAIAGASVTSTSKANSVATGEIPSVNGQASAHTDSTEKDLEADALEEALENGPKESVPVIAAPSMWTRPQIADFKEKIRQDADSVITVGRGEVVTVRVPTHEEGSYLFWEFATDNYDIGFGVYFEWTDSPNTAVSVHVSESSEDEDEDEENASSEEKAKKNANKPQLDDIVPVYRRDCHEEVYAGSHQYPGRGVYLLKFDNSYSLWRSKTVYYRVYYTR, translated from the exons ATGGCGGCCGCGGGCGCGCTGAGCTCGGAGCGGCTGGAGGTGTCCATCGACGGCCTGACGCTGAGCCCGGACTCGGAGGACGCCCGGCCGGGCCACGCGGACGCTGCTGCGAGGCCGCCCGCGGCCCTGGGCGGCCGAGCGGGGGCGCCGCCCGGGCAGCGGGGCGAGGGCGAGGAGGCCGGCGGCGACGGCGGGGGAGGCGGCGACGGCGGCGCGCTGAGCCTGGAGCGGCGCTGGGGCTTCGGCCTGGAGGAGCTGTACGGCCTGGCGCTGCGCTTCTTCAAAG AAAAAGATGGCAAAGCGTTCCATCCAACCTATGAAGAAAAACTGAGACTTGTAGCATTGCATAAGCAGGTTCTGTTGGGACCCTACAATCCAGACACTTGTCCTGAAGTTGGATTCTTTGATGTGCTGGGGAACGATCGAAG GAAAGAATGGGCTGCCCTTGGGAACATGACAAAGCAAGATGCCATGACAGAATTTGTTAAACTCCTAAATAGGTGCTGCCACCTCTTCTCAACATATGTTACCTCCCATAAAATAGAAAAAgaagaacaagaaaagaaaag gagggaagaggaagaacaTAGGCGACGTGAAGAAGAGGAGCGAGAGCGTTtacaaaaggaggaagagaagcgtCAACGAGAGGAGGAAGACAGGCTGAgacgggaggaagaggagaaaaggcGGATAGAGGAGGAGAGGCTTCGGATGGAGCAGCAGAA ACAACAGATAATGGCAGCACTGAACTCTCAGACTGCTGTCCAGTTCCAGCAGTATGCAGCCCAGCAGTACCCAGGCAACTACGAGCAGCAGCAGATCCTGATTCGACAGCTCCAGGAACAGCACTATCAGCAGTACATGCAGCAATTGTACCAAGTCCAGCTTGCACAGCAACAG GCAGCTTTGCAGAAACAGCAGGAAGCAGCAGCCATAGCAGGGGCTTCAGTGACATCTACATCAAAGGCAAACTCAGTTGCCACAGGAGAAATACCATCCGTTAACGGCCAGGCCAGTGCACATACAGACAGCACTGAGAAAGACTTGGAGGCTGATGCTTTAGAGGAAGCACTGGAGAATGGACCAAAAG AATCTGTTCCAGTCATAGCAGCACCATCAATGTGGACCCGACCCCAGATTGCAGACTTCAAAGAGAAAATTCGCCAGGATGCAGACTCTGTGATCACAGTGGGCAGAGGAGAAGTGGTGACTGTTCGTGTACCAACTCATGAGGAGGGCTCCTATCTCTTTTGGGAGTTTGCTACAGACAATTATGACATTGGTTTTGGGGTATATTTTGAATGGACAGACTCTCCTAACACGGCAGTCAGTGTGCACGTTAGTGAATCCAGTGAGGATGAGGACGAGGATGAAG AAAATGCTAGCAGTGAAGAAAAAGCCAAAAAGAATGCCAACAAGCCTCAGCTAGATGACATAGTGCCTGTGTACAGACGAGACTGTCATGAGGAAGTGTATGCTGGCAGCCATCAGTACCCAGGGAGGGGAGTCTATCTCCTCAAATTTGACAACTCCTACTCACTATGGAGATCAAAAACAGTTTACTACAGAGTCTATTATACTAGATAA